In a single window of the Bacillus mycoides genome:
- the mazG gene encoding nucleoside triphosphate pyrophosphohydrolase: MSGIITILGLGAGELDQLTMGVYRKIKEADHMFVRTKEHPVIEELEKEAIKYTAFDNVYEAHDTFEIVYETIANTLLEQAKGAEIIYAVPGHPLVAERTVQLLLEKGEAANIEVRIEGGQSFLDPMFASLKIDPIEGFQLIDATSFERGQLELRQHLIFCQVYDAFVASDVKLTLMEILPDDYEVYIVTAAGTSFEQVKKVSLYMLDHETELNNLTSVYVPPVKERASLYQQFDVLRAIIADLRGPNGCPWDKKQTHQSLKKYLIEEAYEVLEAIDEEDDDHLVEELGDILLQVMLHAQIGEDEGWFSIDDIIRTLAEKMVRRHPHVFGDTDVNNADEVIANWEEIKKQEKGFVKESVLAGIPKSLPQLMRAYEIQKKAGKVGFDWVDVQPMIEKALEEWQEFQQEVVNMDEKKMLGEFGDLLFAFVNIARHYKLDPEEALRSTNEKFMDRFLYMEAKVAEMNKEMQDLSLEQLDILWEEAKQTER; encoded by the coding sequence GTGAGTGGAATCATTACTATTTTAGGATTAGGTGCTGGTGAGTTAGATCAGTTAACAATGGGTGTATATCGAAAGATAAAAGAAGCAGACCATATGTTTGTTAGAACGAAGGAGCACCCAGTTATAGAAGAATTGGAGAAAGAAGCTATAAAGTATACGGCCTTTGATAATGTATATGAGGCACATGATACATTTGAAATCGTATATGAAACAATTGCGAATACATTGCTAGAACAAGCTAAAGGCGCAGAAATTATTTATGCTGTTCCAGGTCATCCGCTTGTAGCAGAAAGAACAGTTCAGCTACTTTTGGAAAAAGGAGAAGCAGCAAATATTGAAGTGCGAATTGAAGGTGGACAAAGTTTCCTTGATCCGATGTTCGCAAGTCTAAAAATTGATCCGATTGAAGGGTTCCAATTAATTGATGCTACATCATTTGAAAGAGGACAATTAGAATTACGTCAACATTTAATCTTTTGCCAGGTGTATGATGCATTCGTTGCTTCAGATGTGAAGCTAACGTTAATGGAGATTTTGCCAGATGATTACGAAGTGTATATCGTAACAGCTGCAGGGACTTCATTCGAGCAAGTGAAAAAGGTATCGTTATACATGTTAGATCACGAAACAGAATTAAATAATTTAACGAGTGTGTATGTACCGCCAGTTAAGGAACGTGCGTCCTTATATCAGCAATTTGATGTGCTTAGAGCAATTATTGCTGATCTTCGTGGACCGAATGGTTGCCCATGGGATAAAAAGCAAACTCATCAATCTTTAAAGAAATACTTAATTGAAGAAGCGTATGAAGTGCTAGAAGCAATTGATGAAGAGGATGATGATCATTTAGTAGAAGAACTAGGTGATATATTATTACAAGTTATGCTTCATGCCCAAATTGGAGAGGATGAAGGTTGGTTCTCTATAGATGATATTATTCGGACTTTAGCTGAGAAAATGGTTCGTCGTCATCCGCATGTGTTTGGGGATACGGATGTAAATAATGCTGATGAAGTGATTGCAAATTGGGAAGAAATTAAAAAACAAGAAAAGGGATTCGTGAAAGAATCTGTTTTAGCGGGTATTCCAAAAAGCTTGCCACAACTAATGCGTGCTTATGAAATTCAGAAGAAAGCTGGAAAGGTTGGATTTGATTGGGTTGATGTGCAGCCGATGATAGAGAAGGCCTTAGAAGAATGGCAAGAATTCCAACAAGAAGTTGTAAACATGGATGAGAAAAAGATGCTAGGTGAATTTGGTGATTTACTATTTGCATTTGTGAATATAGCTCGTCATTATAAATTAGATCCAGAAGAAGCGTTACGTTCAACTAATGAGAAATTTATGGATCGCTTTTTATACATGGAAGCAAAAGTAGCTGAAATGAATAAGGAAATGCAAGATTTATCATTAGAACAGTTAGATATTTTATGGGAAGAGGCAAAACAAACAGAGCGTTAA
- the yabQ gene encoding spore cortex biosynthesis protein YabQ — protein MSLTIQLYTMLSMIGMGAWIGASLDTYQRFLKRQERKRWLVFIHDILFWIVQALFVFYVLLRVNEAELRIYVFLALLCGFAAYQSLLKALYMKMLNFLIYIFVQTTQFFVRIIQLLMIKPVIIIAQLFIAFILFLFRILLSIGHVLWKMVIWILLFIWKVFFSPVRFIASLIWKLLPNRVKLFIMKHVGFLQYVAKLKGHIFQLWVRIKKKLGGPRK, from the coding sequence ATGAGCCTAACAATTCAGTTGTATACAATGCTTTCGATGATTGGAATGGGTGCTTGGATTGGTGCTTCTTTAGATACATACCAACGGTTTTTAAAGCGCCAAGAGCGTAAACGTTGGCTTGTATTTATACATGATATACTATTTTGGATTGTCCAAGCATTATTCGTTTTTTATGTATTACTGCGTGTAAATGAAGCCGAACTACGTATATATGTATTTTTGGCGTTACTATGTGGTTTTGCAGCATATCAAAGCTTATTGAAAGCACTATACATGAAGATGTTAAATTTTCTCATCTATATTTTTGTACAAACAACACAATTTTTTGTTCGAATTATACAGCTACTCATGATAAAACCTGTTATTATTATAGCACAGCTATTTATTGCATTTATATTATTCTTATTTCGTATACTGCTTTCAATTGGACATGTGTTATGGAAAATGGTGATTTGGATATTACTTTTCATATGGAAAGTTTTTTTCTCGCCTGTTCGGTTTATTGCTTCGCTCATATGGAAACTTCTCCCTAATCGTGTTAAACTTTTTATAATGAAGCATGTAGGGTTCCTGCAATATGTAGCAAAATTGAAGGGACATATCTTCCAATTATGGGTGCGTATAAAAAAGAAGTTAGGGGGACCTCGGAAATGA
- a CDS encoding RNA-binding S4 domain-containing protein codes for MRLDKFLKVSRLIKRRTLAKEVSDQGRISINGQVAKASSDVKVEDELTIRFGQKIVTVKVNELKETTKKEDAANMYSLVREEKVKAEEGLF; via the coding sequence ATGCGTCTAGATAAATTTTTGAAAGTATCACGTTTAATTAAAAGAAGAACATTAGCAAAAGAAGTGTCTGACCAAGGAAGAATTTCGATTAATGGCCAAGTGGCAAAAGCGAGTTCAGATGTGAAGGTAGAGGATGAATTAACAATTCGTTTCGGGCAAAAAATAGTAACTGTGAAAGTAAATGAATTGAAAGAAACAACTAAAAAAGAAGATGCAGCAAACATGTATAGTCTCGTTCGTGAGGAAAAGGTGAAAGCGGAAGAAGGCTTGTTCTAA
- the divIC gene encoding cell division protein DivIC produces MRELRQRTIDKQSPNPVKEHIIQTDENRKRLYRRLAVFLVFAFTIIASISVTFYQQNSSIKAKEAKVKDMKKELDSLTKKEKNLKDEVQKLNDEEYVLKIARRDYFFSGKGEIIFPVSK; encoded by the coding sequence ATGAGGGAACTGAGACAAAGAACAATCGACAAACAGAGTCCAAATCCTGTTAAAGAACATATAATACAAACGGATGAGAACAGGAAGCGACTTTATCGCCGTTTAGCGGTTTTTCTTGTCTTTGCTTTTACAATTATTGCTAGTATTAGTGTGACGTTTTATCAACAAAACAGTTCCATTAAAGCAAAAGAAGCAAAAGTTAAGGACATGAAAAAAGAACTGGATTCATTAACGAAAAAAGAAAAGAATCTAAAAGATGAAGTTCAAAAGTTGAATGATGAAGAGTACGTTTTAAAGATTGCTAGAAGGGATTATTTCTTCTCCGGAAAAGGGGAGATAATTTTTCCTGTTTCTAAGTAG
- the spoVT gene encoding stage V sporulation protein T, with protein MKATGIVRRIDDLGRVVIPKEIRRTLRIREGDPLEIFVDRDGEVILKKYSPISELGNFAKEYTEALYDSLGHNVLVCDRDSIIAVAGASKKEYLNKSVGDLIEKTMEERKSVIMTDESEISIIDGVTEKVSSYTIGSIIANGDPIGAVVIFSKEAIISEVEHKSVNTAASFLAKQMEQ; from the coding sequence ATGAAAGCAACTGGAATCGTACGTCGAATTGATGATTTAGGCAGGGTAGTAATTCCGAAGGAAATTCGTAGAACTTTACGTATTCGTGAGGGAGATCCACTAGAAATATTTGTTGATCGCGATGGAGAAGTGATTTTGAAAAAATATTCTCCAATTAGTGAACTAGGTAATTTTGCAAAGGAATATACGGAAGCTTTATACGATAGCTTAGGACATAATGTGCTTGTATGCGATCGTGATTCTATTATCGCAGTAGCAGGCGCATCTAAAAAAGAATACTTAAATAAAAGTGTTGGCGATTTAATTGAGAAGACAATGGAAGAGCGTAAGTCTGTAATTATGACAGATGAAAGCGAAATTTCAATTATTGATGGAGTAACAGAAAAAGTGAGCTCTTATACAATTGGCTCGATTATTGCAAATGGAGATCCAATCGGAGCTGTCGTTATCTTCTCTAAAGAGGCTATTATAAGTGAAGTAGAGCATAAATCAGTAAATACAGCTGCAAGCTTTTTAGCGAAACAAATGGAGCAGTAG
- the yabP gene encoding sporulation protein YabP, with the protein MSSNQQNVSVEHDIIMRGRRVIDITGVKQVESFDSEEFLLETVMGFLTIRGQNLQMKNLDVEKGIVSIKGKVHEMLYIDENQGEKTKGFFSKLFK; encoded by the coding sequence ATGTCTTCTAATCAACAAAATGTTTCGGTAGAGCATGATATTATTATGCGTGGCAGGCGTGTAATTGATATTACCGGTGTAAAGCAGGTAGAGAGTTTTGATAGCGAAGAGTTTTTACTCGAGACTGTAATGGGTTTTTTAACAATTCGTGGTCAAAATTTGCAAATGAAGAATTTAGATGTAGAAAAGGGTATTGTATCAATTAAAGGGAAAGTTCATGAAATGCTGTATATTGATGAGAATCAAGGGGAGAAAACTAAAGGCTTCTTTAGTAAGCTGTTTAAATGA
- the spoIIE gene encoding stage II sporulation protein E: MPKAGRNTMNTSALAMNESQLGTIKWTSKLRMKFEKVFFRWGFIIAVIGFLLGRAYILTNILPFALPFFAAVYVMKRDKMPLAFLALMGGALSVSIDNLFFTFASIFTFFIYNIFFSRFTRKTVGLVPFQVFISALTAHLVVVYFAQQTVTMYDLLVSTIEAGLSFVLTMIFLQSVPLLVERKGKQQALETEEIVCLIILLASVLTGTTDWFVYDASIQHIFTRYLVLVFAFIAGAATGSTVGVVTGLILSLANVASLSQLSLLAFSGLLGGLLKEGKRIGVSLGLLIGTSLITLYVDKQTSIVTTLIESGVAIVFFLLTPKLVMDRIAKFMPGTQEHSQDQQQYLRRVRDVTANKINQFANVFAALSNSFSVYGYVEEEDKETEADLFLSTITAKTCQTCFKKDQCWVVNFDKTYDYMKQIMSETEEGTLQHNRKLVREWDKHCVRGKKVTDLVAGELDHFYEGQKLRKQMKENRRIVAEQLLGVSKVMEDFAKEIQRERENHQAQEEQILQAFRDFGVEVEHVDIYCLDRGSIDIEMLIPAASNEHGECEKLVAPMLSDILKENIVVKHEEKSSYPNGHSLISFGSAKTYSLDTGLATAAKGGGFISGDSYAMMDLSVGKYALAISDGMGNGQRAHMESRETVKLLQKILQSGIDEEIAIKSINSILSLRTTEEMYTTLDLAMVDLRDASAKFLKIGSTPSFVKRGNNILKIEASNLPMGIIEDVEVDVVGEQLKTGDLLIMMSDGIFEGAQHVENHELWIKRKIKELQTEDPQEIADIIMEEVIRSGDGYINDDMTIVVAKVKKNMPKWATIPIVGMQAQ, from the coding sequence ATGCCTAAAGCAGGAAGGAATACTATGAATACAAGTGCATTGGCGATGAATGAAAGTCAGCTTGGAACAATAAAGTGGACGAGTAAGTTGCGAATGAAGTTTGAAAAAGTTTTCTTTAGATGGGGATTCATTATTGCTGTTATTGGTTTTCTTTTGGGACGAGCATATATATTAACAAACATTTTACCGTTTGCATTGCCGTTTTTTGCTGCTGTTTATGTTATGAAGCGAGATAAAATGCCGCTCGCGTTCTTAGCCCTAATGGGGGGAGCACTTTCAGTTTCAATAGATAATTTATTTTTTACTTTTGCATCTATCTTTACCTTCTTTATTTATAATATCTTCTTTAGTCGGTTTACACGTAAAACTGTTGGACTTGTACCATTCCAAGTATTTATCTCCGCATTAACCGCACATTTAGTTGTTGTATATTTTGCACAGCAAACCGTCACCATGTATGATCTGCTCGTCAGTACGATCGAAGCGGGGCTTAGCTTCGTATTAACGATGATATTTTTACAAAGTGTTCCGCTTTTAGTGGAAAGGAAAGGGAAGCAACAAGCGTTAGAAACAGAAGAAATTGTTTGTTTAATTATATTACTAGCATCTGTTTTAACGGGCACAACGGATTGGTTTGTTTATGATGCTTCTATTCAACATATTTTCACTAGATATTTAGTATTAGTATTTGCCTTTATTGCAGGGGCAGCTACAGGGTCCACGGTAGGAGTTGTCACTGGGTTAATATTAAGTTTAGCAAATGTGGCGAGCTTGTCTCAACTTAGTCTCCTTGCCTTTTCAGGATTGCTTGGGGGATTGTTAAAAGAAGGGAAGCGTATAGGAGTTAGTTTAGGTTTATTAATTGGTACAAGCTTAATTACATTATATGTAGACAAGCAAACAAGTATTGTAACAACTTTAATTGAATCTGGTGTAGCGATTGTTTTCTTCTTATTAACACCGAAGCTTGTTATGGATCGTATTGCTAAATTTATGCCGGGTACACAGGAACATTCACAGGATCAACAACAATATTTAAGAAGAGTGCGCGATGTTACAGCAAACAAAATCAATCAATTTGCTAATGTATTTGCTGCTTTGTCTAATAGCTTTTCTGTATACGGGTATGTGGAGGAGGAAGATAAAGAAACAGAAGCTGATTTATTTTTAAGTACAATTACTGCAAAAACATGTCAAACATGTTTTAAGAAGGATCAATGTTGGGTAGTTAATTTTGATAAAACATACGATTATATGAAACAAATAATGAGTGAAACAGAAGAAGGAACGCTGCAGCATAATCGGAAGTTAGTTCGTGAATGGGACAAGCATTGTGTGAGAGGGAAGAAAGTAACGGATTTAGTAGCGGGTGAATTAGATCACTTCTATGAGGGGCAGAAATTAAGAAAACAAATGAAGGAAAATCGTAGAATTGTAGCGGAGCAATTACTAGGTGTATCAAAAGTGATGGAGGATTTCGCTAAGGAGATACAACGAGAAAGAGAGAACCATCAAGCGCAGGAGGAGCAAATTTTACAAGCGTTTCGTGATTTTGGTGTCGAAGTGGAGCATGTTGATATTTATTGTTTAGATAGAGGAAGTATTGATATTGAAATGTTGATTCCGGCTGCATCTAATGAACATGGGGAATGTGAGAAGTTGGTTGCTCCAATGCTTTCAGATATTTTAAAAGAGAATATCGTCGTTAAGCATGAAGAGAAATCCTCATATCCAAATGGGCACAGTTTAATATCATTTGGTTCAGCGAAGACATATTCTCTTGATACAGGATTGGCCACAGCTGCAAAAGGTGGTGGGTTTATTTCAGGTGATTCCTACGCGATGATGGATTTGAGCGTTGGTAAATATGCACTTGCGATTAGTGATGGTATGGGAAATGGACAAAGGGCTCATATGGAGAGTAGGGAAACGGTAAAATTATTACAAAAGATACTTCAATCAGGTATTGATGAAGAAATAGCGATTAAGTCCATCAATTCGATTCTTTCTTTAAGGACGACAGAGGAGATGTATACAACGCTTGACTTGGCTATGGTAGATTTGCGGGATGCGAGTGCGAAGTTTTTAAAGATTGGATCGACGCCGAGTTTTGTTAAACGCGGAAATAATATTTTGAAAATTGAGGCAAGTAATTTGCCGATGGGAATCATTGAAGATGTTGAAGTTGATGTGGTTGGTGAGCAATTAAAAACGGGTGATCTTCTTATCATGATGAGTGACGGCATCTTTGAGGGAGCGCAACATGTGGAGAATCACGAATTATGGATAAAACGTAAAATTAAAGAACTACAAACAGAGGACCCACAGGAAATCGCTGATATTATTATGGAAGAAGTAATTCGCTCTGGTGATGGTTATATAAATGATGATATGACTATTGTGGTGGCGAAAGTAAAGAAAAATATGCCGAAGTGGGCTACGATTCCAATAGTAGGAATGCAGGCGCAATAA
- a CDS encoding S1 domain-containing RNA-binding protein has translation MSIEVGSKLQGKVTGITNFGAFVELPEGLTGLVHISEVADNYVKDINDHLKVGDQVEVKVINVEKDGKIGLSIKKAKEREKTEGDRPRGEYQRGGDQQRSGRPQRNNRSSNRDNRGGGNERAPKETFEQKMARFLKDSEDRLTSLKRNTESKRGGRGARRG, from the coding sequence ATGTCAATCGAGGTAGGCAGCAAGTTACAGGGTAAAGTAACAGGTATTACAAATTTTGGGGCTTTTGTGGAGCTGCCAGAAGGCTTAACAGGTCTTGTTCATATTAGTGAAGTTGCTGATAATTATGTGAAAGATATTAACGATCACTTAAAAGTAGGCGACCAAGTAGAAGTAAAAGTTATCAATGTTGAAAAAGATGGCAAAATTGGCCTATCTATTAAGAAAGCGAAAGAACGTGAAAAAACAGAAGGAGATCGTCCACGCGGTGAATACCAACGTGGTGGTGATCAACAACGTTCTGGACGTCCACAACGTAATAATCGTTCTTCCAACAGAGATAACCGCGGTGGCGGTAACGAACGAGCTCCAAAAGAAACATTTGAGCAAAAGATGGCACGCTTTTTAAAAGATAGTGAAGATCGTTTAACTTCTTTAAAGCGTAACACAGAATCTAAACGTGGTGGCCGTGGCGCACGTCGCGGATAA
- a CDS encoding putative polysaccharide biosynthesis protein codes for MEAKKYQAFWRGAIILTIASFVTKVLSAFYRIPYQNIAGDVGFYIYQQIYPFYGFCLILATYGFPIIISKMVAERLERGKQKEAEEIICVSFWFLLGIGFIGFFTLFFGAETIASAMGDIHLDKLLRVISFSFLLMPFLSVARGYFQGFNNMMPTAVSQVIEQTIRVSIIVFLSLFLIAHGFDLYTVGAGAMLGSIAGGLIGIIVLLLYMRHDFHAIFFKRWKGIRNKKGIVRILFWQGLAICVSNLVLIFIQMADSISLYTLLIRAGEQVENAKVLKGVYDRSIPLMQLGTVVTTSFSLSLIPIITAAKERGDLSFIQEKVKLAMKITFVIGSAAAIGLTCIIQPTNIMLFENSDGSDVLSILSLSILFSSLSITTASILQGVGQTLKPAIFVVFGGCLKLVLNYILMPYFGVKGAAIATLVALIVIALLNSVLLMRAVSEPLIDRRNMLGVAISGIGMGFVLIIFMRMLRMSGLVIDTGHRGIATLEALLGVAIGGLAYMFLILKLRVFTKEELGNVMKQEKKEGSLKKSG; via the coding sequence ATGGAAGCGAAGAAGTACCAAGCCTTTTGGCGTGGGGCTATTATATTAACAATCGCAAGTTTTGTTACGAAGGTATTAAGCGCTTTTTACCGTATTCCATATCAAAATATAGCGGGTGATGTTGGTTTTTATATTTACCAACAAATTTATCCGTTTTATGGATTTTGTTTGATTTTAGCTACTTATGGGTTTCCCATTATTATTTCAAAAATGGTCGCAGAAAGATTAGAACGAGGAAAACAAAAAGAAGCAGAAGAAATTATTTGTGTATCTTTTTGGTTTTTATTAGGAATTGGATTTATAGGATTTTTCACATTATTCTTTGGGGCCGAAACAATTGCATCGGCTATGGGCGATATACATTTAGATAAATTATTACGTGTTATTTCGTTTTCATTCCTACTAATGCCATTTTTATCTGTAGCGAGAGGATATTTTCAAGGTTTCAATAATATGATGCCGACGGCTGTTTCGCAAGTAATTGAACAAACGATTCGTGTTTCTATTATTGTATTTTTATCACTATTCCTTATTGCTCATGGATTTGATTTATATACAGTTGGTGCGGGTGCCATGCTAGGTTCAATTGCAGGCGGGCTTATTGGGATTATCGTACTTTTACTTTATATGCGTCATGATTTCCATGCTATTTTCTTCAAAAGATGGAAGGGAATTAGAAATAAAAAAGGGATTGTTCGAATCCTTTTTTGGCAGGGATTAGCGATTTGTGTTAGTAATTTAGTCCTTATTTTTATACAAATGGCGGATTCTATTTCCTTGTATACTTTGCTTATTCGTGCGGGAGAGCAAGTTGAAAATGCAAAGGTACTAAAAGGTGTTTATGATAGAAGTATCCCGCTTATGCAATTAGGTACTGTTGTGACAACTTCTTTCTCATTGTCACTTATTCCTATTATTACAGCGGCGAAAGAAAGAGGAGATCTTTCATTTATTCAAGAAAAGGTAAAGTTAGCAATGAAAATAACATTTGTTATTGGATCTGCAGCTGCTATTGGATTAACTTGTATTATTCAACCTACAAATATTATGTTGTTTGAAAATAGTGATGGATCAGATGTGTTATCGATTTTATCTTTATCTATTTTATTTAGTTCATTGTCAATTACAACTGCTTCCATTTTGCAAGGAGTGGGACAAACATTAAAACCAGCAATATTCGTTGTATTTGGAGGTTGTTTGAAGTTAGTTTTAAACTATATATTAATGCCGTATTTTGGTGTAAAGGGAGCTGCAATTGCAACTTTAGTTGCGCTTATTGTAATTGCCTTGCTAAATAGTGTGTTACTTATGCGAGCTGTATCGGAGCCGCTTATTGATAGGCGGAATATGTTAGGTGTAGCTATTAGTGGTATCGGTATGGGGTTTGTATTAATAATCTTTATGCGTATGTTACGAATGTCCGGATTAGTAATTGATACAGGACATAGAGGAATTGCGACGCTTGAAGCGCTGTTAGGTGTAGCTATCGGTGGATTAGCATATATGTTTTTAATTTTAAAATTACGTGTATTTACAAAAGAAGAATTAGGAAACGTTATGAAACAAGAGAAAAAAGAAGGTTCATTGAAGAAGAGTGGATAG